A segment of the Orcinus orca chromosome 4, mOrcOrc1.1, whole genome shotgun sequence genome:
TTTCAGGAGCTGTGCCTAGGAAGGGATCAAAGGCTGGTTGCTGCTGTCCTCTCGGCATAACCTGAAAAATTGCAAAGTTTAAAAAAGTCTAAATTATTAATCGATAAAATATGTTGTTTTGCACCCAAGGCAGTTAAACCCTTCCCAACTTCTTCAATTAGTTTCTTAAAAACGAACAAAATAATTTAgatttgagaaagagaaaagcagctcCTGACGCTGAGAAAATGGACTGACACAATAGCTCTGCTGCAGTGTTTTCAGGAGCCGTCCTGACATTCTATTCTGGACGTTCATGTTCTCCTGTTGTACATTAACAATCCTACAGAATACCAACATCAGACAGGTCGCCTCTGAGCATGATGAAGTACAATCAAAACAACACCACTTTGTAATCTTGTCCAAAGCAAGGTCCCTGTGCAAGGCATGAAATACCAGGCATCCTTAGGTCCTGGCTAATCTGAATAATTCCTGTTTCTTTACCAGTCATAGTCTTTGCCTCTCTCCATTACCTTCTAGGTAAGAATTGGAAAGTTACCCAATCACAGAACTACCCCCACTACTTGAGAACACCCAATCCAAGGTGAACCATCACTCCTTTAACTCTTCCCAAAATCACCTGACACAAGGCCAGACCCTGTAAGAAGTCATTCCAATACCTTCCTGTTAAGACACCCCACAGTTCTCCATGGTGTGTGTTCTCCCCTGTTACAATGAGTGGATAAATCCAATTTTGTCCAACTAGGGGTGTGTTCCTGGTGGTTTTTGACTAAAGGGCAATGATAGATTTAATAGTTTGTGAAGCAAGTAGTTCCAAAagttagttcctttttttttttttttagtgaaaggTATACGTTTACTTACAGGTTCTGCTTGTCGTGGAATATATCCAAATTCAGTATAGAATGGCATCTGtcagaatttagaaaaatgcattAGGTTTGCTCTGATGATTTTTGTCATAATGTGGTGGTAAATGattactgaaatatatatatatatatatatatatatatatatatatatatatatatacacattatactATAGTAAAGACTTTTTTGAAAGTTTGTATGTCCTAGGTGGtaaaaattattgttaaattACCAAGCATCCTTTTACCACCATATAATTTCTAGGTTAaaactctccctttctctttaagTTAATATGACTTAATTGGAAGTACTACTACCAGTCATTTAAAGCATAATTTCCAGTTTTCTCTAATTGATTAGGCAAGTTTTAAGTGatgataagtttaaaaaaaaactaatttccATTCTAATTAAAATCTAGTTATGTATGAGACACCTGAATTTATATTAGAATTCTACCAATTTATTGCAGGTCCACAAAACTCAAAATAATGTTACCTAATTTTACCTCAAGATCTGGTGATCATAAGTGCCTTTTATCATggtagctatttaaaaaaataataaccacatGTATATGAGAAAAGGGATGctggtagatttttaaaagttagaaaactTCATTTTCCAATACGATTCAGATTTTGGCCTCTGATTCAGCTGAAGTCCATTCACTGGCTTTACTCTTTCAAAATTCAGCCTTGGAGTATATTTCCAAATTAGTGACATGTTAAAAGAAAGCACTATATCCTTTTATGACCACCAGTTCAAGCTGTTGAGTTTTTGCACTAAGTATAATCAGATATTCTCTTCTCTGAAAATTTACCTTATCTTCTTTATTCTCAGGTGGAACTAGTCAAACTAAAATCAAACACTTATAGTACCTGCTCCTCAAACAGCAGCTGTCTGGTTTGCGGAGGTGACTGTGCGACTGTTTGTTGaggctggtcccagggtaggAGCATGTAAACTGGGTAGTACAGAAGCATCTATTTGTAAACAGAAAAGTATAGAAGAGCTTCCTTTAGttcaagacttaaaaaaaataccctcTAATATCAATATTGTATTAAAGCTGATTTGTATTTAGCAATTTTATGAACAAAAGAACACATGAAGCAGTCCTTCCCAAACTTTAGAGTAAACTTGTATTGCAAGTGACACTGGACTTTGTTTCAATGTTGCTTGGTCAGACACATTAGGAAGTAGTGAATTCAACTAATAACAGGCTTTTTTAACAGGGCACCTTGGactttatatataaattactttGCAAGTATCTAAGAAGACAGCCTGTGCagcattttccatttatttttttgaaactaTATATTCTGCAGAACATGGTATTAGAAATTCTACCATAATGAATGAATTCTCAGGAATGTATTTCCTTTAATAATTGCCACTTTATTAAAACAGTCCATAAGTATTGTAGAATACttcaaaaatccagaaatagacaaGGAACAAATAAAATCACCTGCAATTTCACCACCCACATTATCATGTATTAGCTTGCACTTATGtctgtatatgcatatgtgtttATAGAAAATGAGGATCATTGTACATACATGGGGTTTTGTGtgctattttctttccttgtataaTTAAATGAAACCTTATTGGATATAAGAGCTAAAAAAATGATAACTGTGGTTTGAGAAGAGGTATATTTTGTACAGTGGTTCTTCACCCTAGCTAACGATCAAAAACACTAATTGAACATTTTAACAGATAATCAGTTTTGATCTACTCATGGGGTTTTTATTCATTAGGTGTGGGACAGGGTCCAGGCATTTGTAATTTTCAAAATCATCACCAGAGATTCTAATGCAAAGCCAGGTTGGAGAGCCACTGGTTAGGTGGTTAAAGGAAGGGTGAAGAATTATATTCTAACTCAGCTATTTATTTTCATCAGGATTGGGAACTTAATCTCATAAAGACTTAGTTTCTTGATCCTTAAAATGAAGTAATTCCACTTGTCAGGTATCTAACTCTCTAAATGCTGTGGCATGGAATGAGATAATGTCTAGAGGTAACTTTTGTTTTATAATAGGAGTGGACAAAATTACATAATTATGATTACATTAAAGCCAAGTGGTGTAATGTTTTACAAAACGGTCAATATTCTGCTGGTGAATAATATAATTTATCCATATCACTATTTCTTTGAGCCCAGGATATTATAAAATTAACTACCCAAACATTAAGAGGGTTTTCTATATCACTTTAACGATTCTACTAgtttgcattcattttttaaagattctgttaTTTAATGGAAATCACCACCATTTGACTGTAATATTGGAgttaaactgaaaatattttgagcatAACTCAGAAAAACTCTctctgtatcatatggtattttatcCGATTAATGCATCTTTCTCTGAACCAAAATTTAGGGTTGGGTAAAGTCAGCCCATGGTATTTCTCCAGAGTTGTTACCAAATGCCAGCATTCTAGGTGCAGAGAGGACACAACCTAAGGCTTAGTGAGCTCTTTAATTCCCAACAAAGTAATGTCCTGGAAACTCAAGGGTCCTGAAGAGTCTCGGCTGGTCTTTCTTTTGGAGCTCTTAAGTGAGCCTAATATTAACAAACTGTTACCAGCCCAGCAGTGGTGGTATCTAGATCGTGATAGCACTGTACGTGTTTGTAGCCCTGCTGTAGGAATAAGAGCTACAAATATAGAAGAAGCATTCAATGGAGAGGGTATACAGCCATCTCTGTATAGGAGTGATGGCATTCCTTTCATTTACCTGTGCTAGTTCACGAGGCATTTTGAAGGAGAACACAGAGGGCATAACCTGCCaaaaaaggaattataaaaaAGTTATacttgactttttaatttaaaattccagaGCTGTTTTCTTTAGACCTAGCCATACAAATGTATAATTTGTATTAGCAGACTTCTATGACGACAAAAAGTCATCTATTGTGTGTACCATCATTAACGCAAATTGccctttttttaaagatgatattTCCCTAGTTATCCTTTCCAAGACATGTTTTAACACTTTTGATTTGTCCTGGACTGCTGACTTAAATAGCATTTTTTATGACAGAAATCAGAAAGATAAGGAATTACTTCCAGTGATGGTAGAAATATATTATGAGAAAGAATTCTTGCTCAATAACTCCTGTCTTATTTCAAAGCtggttcatattctttttcacattccatGTGCATTATCTCTCTTCTGGGTAACAAGATGGAAGAGGTCCGACTTACATTTTATTAGGGCCCTGTTTGGTCTGCGGTGGTGTTTGAGGCTGTGAGGGGTTCAGCTGTCCTGCCCGGGTTTCTTGGGCAAAACTGACCTGTCCTGGGAAGGGTATCTGATTTGGGACCTGTCCAGCAAACCAGTCGAGAGTTGATAAAGGGAATCGGGAGAGTCCTGGAATTTGAgccctgctgctgctgttgtagAATCCCAGGGAAGGGAGGAATCCATGAATTAAATGGATCCTGGGAAGACACAAAAGAAAGGaagcatttctctttcatttcaaaaagaatttaaaatcacTCCTGAGCAAGAAGCAgacaaaatgtaaacattttctatatttccaTTGCTCCATTATAAAAAAGGGCAGATCCTGGCACATTGTGAGCCATGCAAGCAGCAGGAACAATGCTAAATCCCCAGTGCTCATAATGTGACATATGGGACAGAATGAGGTGGATAAAGGCTACAGTTTTTGCAGTTGCCAGACTGGTTTCaaatcttcttcttctttttttttttttttttaaccacttagCTGAATATGACTTTGTGTAAAATGGTTAATTTAAATATCTCATAGTTATGAGACTTTGTGCCCGGCATATAacaagttctcaataaataaatgttcaccTGATTATAGTTTTTACTTTAGTCTTCAAACAAATGGTAGTTAGAATATATAGGACAAattcataactttaaaaattaagattttagaatcagaaaaCATTTTGTTCTCATACCAAGTACCACAAGAAATGAGTGGTAGAAATGtattcttgaaataatttttgagGTAGGGGTACCTGAAGCCGTAGTGGCTGAAGCTGAGCATTATTAAGGTTCAGAAGTAACTAGAGAAGGAAAGATAATATGAAAACAAGATTACTGCACATGCTAAAACTATTAAGAACGTTTACTACAAATATATCACAAGTCAGAGCTAGCTGATCATAATTTCCTGTTAGAGGTGAGATGTTTTCTTACTAAGCTTATAATAAATGACAGTGATTAGAGGTTAGGATTTAACTACCCCTCCCCTGCTGTATATGAGATTGCACAACTTTAGCCCATTCCAGTGGTTTAGTTAGTCATTTTATGCTCTTAAACACCTATTTACACCATATCAGGTGTTATTAGAACAAAAAGGTATACAAGAATCTGTCTCTACTTTTAAAGAATTTGCAATCAAACAAGGGAGGCAAAGTAATATTCTAGAAACAACTTGGtatacaaaacaaacataaacattGGAAATGCATTTGGATATAAAGAGCTagtgggtagaattgcaggataAATCAACAGAAAGCTTTTTATCTCTTCCCCACTGGATTTCTataaaccaaagaaataaaaaaatgagggacattgttttaagtatttaaaCTAACTTCATTGCTGTTGCTTGCAGACATAAGGCACTGTGGAATAAgctaaacaaaaaaaacaaaaaacacaaatggTAGAAGAAGACTTGTTATGGGTTTCACACAATGATTTCAATTGTACCATGACATCACTTACTGGGGCTGATATTGTGGCTCCCAGTATCCCAAGAagaattatagttttcattttcagatgAAATAGCTAGAAAATATGTTGTGAAGCTTAGgtttaaaaaagattttctatgtaaaaaTCATGATAACAGTAAATTAGCTGGTATTGTTCAATCAGAAGGATAGTTGGCTGAATTTTACagtatttacttatatattaggatttaaaataaaaaaggtacaTTTATAAATATCTGTAACAGAACTCATTCTTTTTCTCAGAGCagctttttataaaaacaaaaattgtttgcttttccttttagCTTGCCTCAAATAACTTATTTGGCGGCATGTGATGTAGTTGAATGAATTTATGAACAAGATGGCCTCATTCCCTGTGCTGTTCTACATTGTAGGTAGTGGGTCCTTTGGACCATGGGAGGCCCATGACTGGGGTCAATGAACTAGGTCTTTATTATGCAAacaattttattatctatttaatgTAGTGGTAAGAATACCACAATAAAGCTCTGATAGCAGTTCAGTACCAGGTAGTGTCTATTTAAAAGtctaataacattaaaatatattaaaactaagTGACAGAGTCAAAATTTTTCTAATTCAAGGAAATAGTTTATAAAATTAAACTGTAATACTGATTTATAGTCTATCCCGtggaaatatattatttcttgtCCTCCAGATTTGAAAACTCCTGCCCTAGTTCAAATCATTGACCTACACAAGCATTTAGGGTGACTTTGGTAGTTTATCCTACAGAGTTGACTGATTTGTGTTCTTAAAATTATGAAAGCAAAGATTTGATATCTTACCTCACTCTTTTACCTATGAAGAGAAATCTAGACTCATTCAAGGTCGGTGTCCTTTTTATCTTTTGGCTCTGCTGCTTGGAGcttctcttaaattttaaaactctatctTTAGAAGAGGAGGACCAATCAGTTTTCAAAGGGACCGATGATTCAGTGGGCTTCAGACAATGGCTTAGCTATTAACCCCTTTCCTAATCATCTAGGTGGTATATGGATCCCCACAGTTTTAGTAATGTCATTAAATTATCCTCAGAAATGTTTCCCTGTGATCATTCCTGGCTTCTGCTTTGGTTATGACTAATTCTTCTAGAATAATAACTTTGCTCCCTCTTTTACCCTCCTTAAAATGGATACCTTAATAGAGCAACTTTAAAAGACTTTATTCAAGGACTAATgggtgattatttttattttaaaagtaaaatacaaaattattagaCATAAGACATGGgtctaaaagacaaaaa
Coding sequences within it:
- the ODAM gene encoding LOW QUALITY PROTEIN: odontogenic ameloblast-associated protein (The sequence of the model RefSeq protein was modified relative to this genomic sequence to represent the inferred CDS: deleted 1 base in 1 codon; substituted 1 base at 1 genomic stop codon), with translation MKTIILLGILGATISAPLIPQCLMSASNSNELLLNLNNAQLQPLRLQDPFNSWIPPFPGILQQQQQAQIPGLSRFPLSTLDWFAGQVPNQIPFPGQVSFAQETRAGQLNPSQPQTPPQTKQGPNKMXVMPSVFSFKMPRELAQMLLYYPVYMLLPWDQPQQTVAQSPPQTRQLLFEEQMPFYTEFGYIPRQAEPVMPRGQQQPAFDPFLGTAPEIAVMVTGGVSPYLQKKMINFKHANAGIFIPSTSQKPSTTNFFTSAIDSTITPELMEKKAKTNSLKEP